A single genomic interval of Trinickia acidisoli harbors:
- a CDS encoding ATP-binding protein: MTSIRRWLLGWLIFGFAAASCVAGYAIFRTAHEEASELFDYELRAVAISLPPSLAATGALTHGSAMTDISDDRIAIEVWNTQGGLVYRSEEAPSIARLAEGFRTIERSEKHWRVYGLRQSERFIQVAQPVSVREALALRLALRTLWPLGLLLPLIVALVLFVVTRALAPIGALSRALSTRSLDALEPVRLQGAVPIEILPLVEALNDLLERLNAASSAQRTFVADAAHELRSPLTALKLQLQAAQRDGTLRGEGQTLARLEERLNRIIRLVQQLLALAREDAEPNSALTSVGLRRLAEQAVSDFSLLAEEKSIDLGLEIAPSADTNDTNDAFDVLGEPHALSVLLNNLLDNAIRHTPHAGRVDVVLHRDAGRVSFEVRDTGPGIPEAELSRVCDRFYRGTETQGAGSGLGLAIAARVAKRHRAELSLRNNADGRGLTVTVSPLRPTPADLRLGNASG, encoded by the coding sequence ATGACGTCGATTCGCCGCTGGTTGCTCGGTTGGCTCATTTTCGGTTTTGCTGCGGCCTCGTGCGTCGCGGGCTATGCAATCTTTCGGACCGCGCACGAGGAGGCGAGCGAACTGTTCGATTACGAGTTGCGTGCCGTGGCGATCTCGCTGCCGCCGAGCCTGGCGGCAACCGGTGCCTTGACGCATGGCTCCGCGATGACCGACATCTCCGACGATCGCATCGCGATCGAAGTATGGAATACGCAGGGGGGGCTCGTTTATCGATCCGAAGAAGCGCCGAGCATCGCGCGATTGGCGGAAGGCTTTCGAACGATCGAGCGCAGCGAAAAGCATTGGCGTGTGTACGGCTTGCGTCAAAGCGAGCGCTTCATTCAAGTTGCCCAGCCTGTTTCCGTACGCGAGGCACTCGCTCTGCGCCTCGCATTGCGCACGCTGTGGCCGCTCGGATTGTTGCTGCCGTTGATCGTGGCCCTGGTGCTGTTCGTGGTGACGCGCGCGCTTGCGCCGATCGGTGCGCTTTCGCGCGCGCTATCGACCCGCTCGCTCGACGCCCTCGAGCCCGTTCGCTTGCAGGGTGCCGTGCCGATCGAGATCCTTCCGCTCGTCGAGGCGTTGAACGACTTGCTCGAGCGGCTCAATGCCGCATCGAGCGCACAGCGGACGTTCGTTGCCGATGCAGCCCATGAATTGCGTTCGCCGCTGACCGCGCTGAAACTGCAATTGCAAGCCGCGCAGCGCGACGGCACGCTCAGGGGCGAAGGTCAGACGCTCGCACGACTCGAAGAGCGGCTCAACCGCATCATTCGCCTCGTGCAGCAGTTGCTCGCGCTCGCGCGCGAAGATGCCGAGCCGAACTCCGCCTTGACGAGCGTTGGATTGCGCCGCCTCGCCGAACAGGCCGTGAGCGATTTTTCGTTGCTTGCCGAGGAAAAATCGATCGACCTCGGATTGGAAATCGCGCCGTCCGCCGATACGAACGATACGAACGACGCATTCGACGTGCTTGGCGAGCCGCATGCTTTGTCAGTACTCCTGAATAATTTGCTCGACAATGCCATTCGGCACACGCCACATGCGGGACGTGTCGACGTTGTTTTGCATCGCGACGCAGGGCGCGTTTCGTTTGAGGTGAGAGATACGGGCCCCGGCATTCCCGAGGCGGAGTTGTCGCGCGTTTGCGATCGATTCTATCGAGGCACTGAAACCCAAGGGGCGGGCAGCGGGCTCGGGTTGGCTATCGCAGCGCGCGTGGCGAAACGTCACCGTGCCGAGCTTTCGTTGCGCAACAATGCCGACGGGCGCGGGCTCACCGTGACGGTGTCGCCGCTTAGGCCCACACCCGCGGATCTTCGTTTGGGAAACGCATCGGGCTGA
- a CDS encoding FAD-dependent oxidoreductase: protein MRNQSVAIVGSGPSAFFAAQNLLRSDSNLKVDMYERLPVPFGLVRFGVAPDHQKIKAVTRVFDTVAGSERFRFFGNVRVGHDIGVETLTTLYSALLIATGASGGTPLGIKNEWLPGIVDAADFVGWYNGHPDYASLPIDLATVRSVVIIGQGNVACDVARILASAPDRLAASDISGYALSQLRTSSISSIRIVGRRGPAQLKVTAAELRELVSLEGWHVAIDPRYLELNDVSLVELADSRSAMQRTLVEILSTLGHREHPHGADDRIIEFDFLRSPKAVQGTDRVTGLELTSNRLSGPPFGQIALSEDTVSTVPCDLLVRCVGYRGQRVDGIPFDDLSARIPNLEGRVVDAQGNRIPGLYTTGWIKRGPTGVIGTNLSDSTETTKHMLGDLVGMPADRPAPDLAFIRSLTKSPIVSWNDWCAINEQEISSGRHLGKPREKLTSIEDMIHTGLSKDITA, encoded by the coding sequence ATGCGCAACCAGTCCGTCGCCATCGTGGGTAGTGGGCCTTCCGCGTTCTTCGCCGCCCAGAACCTGCTTCGCAGTGATAGCAATTTAAAAGTAGATATGTATGAGCGCTTGCCCGTCCCGTTCGGTCTCGTGCGCTTCGGCGTGGCGCCCGATCATCAGAAAATCAAGGCTGTTACTCGGGTATTCGATACGGTAGCAGGCTCCGAACGATTCCGATTCTTCGGCAATGTCCGGGTAGGCCACGACATCGGCGTCGAGACATTAACGACGCTATACAGCGCCCTTCTGATCGCGACTGGCGCGAGTGGTGGAACGCCGCTTGGGATAAAGAACGAGTGGTTGCCCGGCATCGTGGATGCGGCGGATTTCGTCGGCTGGTACAACGGTCACCCAGACTACGCGAGCTTGCCGATCGATCTTGCAACAGTCCGGTCCGTCGTCATCATCGGACAAGGAAATGTAGCTTGCGACGTAGCTCGGATTCTGGCCTCCGCGCCTGACCGCCTTGCCGCAAGCGACATCTCCGGCTACGCATTGAGTCAGCTTCGGACCAGCAGCATTTCAAGCATTCGGATCGTCGGCCGTCGCGGCCCAGCCCAACTGAAGGTGACCGCAGCGGAGCTTCGTGAACTCGTCTCTCTCGAGGGCTGGCATGTCGCGATCGACCCTCGTTATCTCGAACTCAATGACGTCAGCCTGGTCGAACTCGCGGATAGCCGTTCTGCGATGCAACGAACTCTCGTGGAGATATTGAGCACATTGGGACACCGCGAACATCCGCATGGCGCTGATGACCGAATCATCGAATTCGATTTTCTGAGATCGCCGAAAGCAGTCCAAGGTACCGACCGAGTCACCGGACTGGAGTTGACGAGCAACCGTCTGTCCGGGCCGCCGTTTGGTCAGATCGCGCTTTCAGAGGACACGGTAAGCACAGTCCCGTGCGATCTTCTGGTGCGCTGCGTGGGTTACCGCGGACAACGCGTCGATGGGATACCGTTCGATGACCTTTCCGCGCGGATTCCAAATCTCGAAGGTCGAGTGGTTGACGCCCAAGGCAACCGCATTCCCGGGCTCTATACCACCGGCTGGATCAAGCGTGGCCCTACTGGGGTTATCGGCACGAATCTTTCCGACAGCACGGAGACGACGAAGCATATGCTGGGAGATCTAGTCGGCATGCCGGCAGATCGTCCCGCGCCTGACTTGGCGTTTATCCGATCTCTGACCAAGTCTCCAATAGTGAGTTGGAATGATTGGTGTGCGATCAACGAGCAGGAAATTTCCAGTGGTAGGCATCTAGGGAAACCGCGGGAGAAACTCACTTCAATTGAAGACATGATTCACACAGGGCTTTCGAAAGACATCACGGCATGA
- a CDS encoding indolepyruvate ferredoxin oxidoreductase subunit alpha: MTIVVTDNCQGCRFTECVTVCPVAAFRLGESMLYIDPAVCIDCSACVPKCPVNAIFDEFDLPEDKREWVEINARESLLKPPIAIQHAPLPGAEQRRAELGF; this comes from the coding sequence ATGACCATCGTTGTTACCGACAATTGCCAAGGGTGCAGGTTTACCGAGTGCGTAACTGTATGCCCGGTTGCAGCCTTCCGCCTTGGTGAAAGCATGCTCTACATCGACCCGGCAGTCTGTATAGATTGTTCGGCGTGCGTGCCGAAGTGCCCGGTCAATGCGATTTTCGACGAGTTCGATCTTCCCGAGGACAAACGCGAATGGGTCGAAATCAACGCCAGGGAATCGCTGCTGAAGCCACCCATCGCGATACAGCATGCACCGCTGCCGGGTGCTGAACAACGCAGAGCGGAACTGGGTTTCTAG
- a CDS encoding molybdopterin-containing oxidoreductase family protein — translation MQQPITNSTSAEVIERSVRGVCSHDCPDSCAWDVTVRDEKATALRGAPDHPITRGGLCAKVSHFLERVYNPDRVLYPLKRTGPKGAGEFTRVSWDEALSDVAARLNKMIETVGPQAILPFSFAGSQGLLEYCSLDRRFASFVGTSQLERSLCGDTASAGLAATQGNAKGIDPLDLAHSRFIVLWGTNTMTNNLHLWPTIRQAQSAGAKIVVIDPLVTKTAAAADWHIRPFPGSDGALALGMMHVIVREKLHDSDYIQAHTKGFEKLRERLQEYSPEKVSRITGLSEDEIERFAIAYASTAPAAIRLMIGLEHHENGAMMFRTIACLPALIGAWKVRGGGLVRSTFAVLGEMLNFDKLTRPDLARASSRVFNMARLGEILNDTTLDPKVDALLVYNCNPAVIVPNAASVRRGLEREDLLTVVLDQFVTDTAKYADYVFPASTQIEKLDIVPSWGFLNIALNRPAIEPLGESVSNTEFFRRLSKAMGLTEAALFDDDETLVRDVLDVEHPWMHNVNFESLSENGWRRVDVPDGWLPFKDGGFTTPSGKLEFYSESLEAAGFDPLPEFKPLEESPGGNAQLFARYPLILITKKSSHFLNTCYSNMARHRRSEEPCSIDICRQDAEHRGISDGDVVEVFNDRGCISVTARISDKVRAGLVSMPFAWPAEGERNKGVANMLTNDQLSDWGGGAAFHDTLVEVRQAAVENSTEEMP, via the coding sequence ATGCAGCAACCTATCACGAATTCAACCTCAGCAGAGGTCATCGAGCGCTCTGTGAGAGGCGTCTGTTCACACGATTGCCCGGATTCATGTGCGTGGGACGTTACCGTACGCGATGAAAAGGCGACGGCGCTGCGTGGCGCCCCCGACCATCCGATCACACGAGGCGGGCTGTGTGCAAAAGTCAGTCATTTCCTCGAGCGTGTTTACAATCCCGATCGAGTTCTGTACCCGCTAAAGAGGACGGGCCCCAAGGGCGCGGGAGAATTCACACGTGTCTCCTGGGATGAGGCGTTGTCCGATGTCGCCGCGCGTCTTAACAAGATGATCGAGACGGTTGGACCGCAAGCCATTTTGCCCTTTAGCTTTGCCGGTTCACAGGGCCTGCTCGAATACTGCTCGCTCGACAGACGCTTCGCGTCGTTTGTCGGGACAAGCCAACTTGAACGTTCGTTGTGCGGCGACACCGCGAGCGCGGGATTAGCCGCTACACAAGGCAACGCGAAAGGCATCGACCCGTTGGATCTCGCGCACAGTCGGTTCATCGTGCTGTGGGGTACCAACACGATGACAAACAACCTTCATTTGTGGCCCACCATTCGGCAGGCGCAGAGTGCGGGCGCCAAGATCGTAGTAATCGATCCATTGGTGACCAAGACTGCCGCCGCCGCCGACTGGCATATCCGACCGTTTCCTGGCTCGGATGGTGCTTTAGCGCTCGGCATGATGCACGTAATCGTGCGCGAAAAATTGCACGACTCGGATTACATCCAAGCTCATACCAAGGGATTCGAAAAGCTGCGGGAAAGGTTGCAGGAATATTCTCCCGAAAAGGTATCTCGGATCACAGGGCTTTCGGAAGACGAGATCGAAAGATTCGCCATCGCTTATGCCAGCACCGCGCCAGCCGCAATCCGCCTGATGATCGGGCTGGAGCACCACGAAAACGGCGCGATGATGTTTCGAACGATAGCCTGTCTGCCCGCGCTGATCGGCGCGTGGAAAGTGCGAGGAGGAGGCTTGGTCCGCTCCACCTTCGCGGTGCTGGGCGAAATGCTCAACTTCGACAAGTTGACAAGGCCCGATCTGGCGCGCGCCTCGTCACGGGTTTTCAACATGGCGAGACTGGGCGAGATTCTGAATGACACGACTCTCGATCCAAAAGTCGACGCGCTGCTTGTGTACAACTGCAATCCGGCAGTCATCGTTCCGAATGCGGCCAGCGTTCGCCGCGGGCTGGAGCGCGAAGATTTGCTGACCGTCGTCCTCGATCAATTCGTGACCGATACGGCGAAATACGCCGATTACGTGTTTCCAGCTTCGACGCAGATAGAAAAGCTCGATATCGTCCCATCGTGGGGATTCCTGAACATTGCACTGAATCGCCCCGCCATCGAACCACTAGGCGAATCGGTTTCGAATACGGAATTCTTTCGGCGGCTATCCAAGGCGATGGGACTCACCGAAGCGGCACTCTTCGACGACGACGAAACATTGGTTAGAGATGTATTGGATGTCGAGCACCCGTGGATGCACAACGTCAACTTCGAATCGTTGTCCGAAAACGGATGGCGTCGAGTTGATGTACCTGACGGTTGGTTGCCGTTTAAAGACGGCGGATTCACCACGCCGTCGGGCAAGCTCGAATTTTATTCGGAGTCGTTGGAAGCCGCGGGCTTTGACCCACTCCCCGAGTTCAAGCCGCTCGAAGAAAGTCCCGGGGGAAATGCGCAGCTTTTCGCACGTTACCCCTTGATCCTGATCACGAAGAAATCATCACACTTTCTGAACACCTGTTACTCGAACATGGCGCGACATCGGCGATCCGAAGAACCTTGTTCGATAGATATCTGTCGGCAGGATGCCGAGCATCGAGGAATTTCCGACGGAGATGTCGTTGAAGTATTCAATGACCGAGGATGCATCTCGGTGACGGCAAGGATAAGCGATAAAGTTCGCGCCGGACTTGTCTCGATGCCTTTTGCCTGGCCCGCGGAAGGCGAGCGAAACAAGGGCGTGGCCAATATGCTCACCAATGACCAACTTTCAGACTGGGGTGGCGGTGCCGCCTTCCACGATACGTTGGTCGAGGTAAGGCAAGCGGCAGTTGAGAATTCGACAGAGGAGATGCCATGA
- a CDS encoding aldehyde dehydrogenase family protein, whose translation MKMYVAGEWSEGHGVFEVRNPENLDILDVVPFASDSDVERAIDFAHNVGAPAARRVPTYRRADVLRSVSILLEERFDSFATSIASEGIKTIKEARREVTRAIQTLSFCADHAGAVGHDSITFDRQPHGSGRTGYVMREPIGVVLAITPFNDPLNLVAHKVGPAIASGNAVLLKPHSATPLTSLMLAQCFEEAGLPAGQLQVLTGPGRTVGSAMVSDERINMITFTGGYATGTSIAKAAGVKKLAMELGSNAATILLRDADLSLAIPDCLSGAYWAAGQNCLHVQRLIVETPIYEEVRERFVDGSRHIVTGSKLDETTDMGPLINRAAIERVNQMVYAATERGARVLTGGEHAGSFYRPTVIENTRSDDSLCREEVYGPVTVIQRADDFDHAIHLANDSHYGLQAGIFTKNLDYALRASTDLKCGTVVINGSTDFRVDTAPFGGRNRSGIGREGVEASVREMSETKVVCFNTGTD comes from the coding sequence ATGAAAATGTACGTAGCTGGCGAGTGGAGCGAGGGACACGGCGTTTTTGAAGTGCGGAATCCAGAGAATCTCGACATTTTGGATGTCGTACCGTTCGCCAGTGATTCCGACGTCGAACGCGCCATCGATTTCGCCCATAACGTTGGGGCACCGGCCGCGCGCCGCGTTCCCACCTATCGCCGGGCTGACGTTCTGCGAAGCGTGTCCATATTGCTGGAGGAGCGATTCGATAGTTTTGCGACATCGATCGCTAGCGAGGGAATAAAAACGATCAAGGAGGCGAGGCGTGAGGTCACACGCGCCATCCAGACTTTATCGTTCTGCGCGGATCATGCAGGGGCCGTCGGTCATGACAGCATAACGTTCGATCGCCAGCCTCACGGTAGCGGTCGAACCGGTTACGTGATGCGCGAACCGATAGGCGTCGTCCTTGCCATAACGCCTTTTAACGATCCTCTGAATCTTGTCGCTCATAAAGTCGGCCCGGCAATCGCCAGCGGAAACGCCGTTCTTCTCAAGCCCCACTCGGCCACACCGCTCACCAGTTTGATGCTGGCGCAATGCTTTGAGGAAGCGGGGCTTCCGGCCGGTCAACTCCAGGTCTTAACGGGACCAGGCCGCACAGTAGGTTCGGCGATGGTTTCCGACGAGCGCATCAATATGATCACTTTCACTGGAGGGTACGCGACGGGGACGAGCATCGCGAAAGCTGCCGGCGTAAAGAAACTTGCAATGGAACTCGGGAGTAATGCTGCAACGATCCTCCTTCGCGACGCAGATCTGTCCCTTGCCATTCCTGATTGTTTGTCCGGCGCCTACTGGGCTGCCGGCCAAAACTGCCTTCACGTCCAGCGCCTCATCGTCGAAACGCCCATCTACGAAGAGGTTCGCGAGCGGTTCGTCGACGGATCGCGTCATATCGTAACGGGTAGCAAGCTCGACGAAACAACGGACATGGGCCCGCTGATCAATCGGGCAGCCATCGAGCGGGTCAATCAGATGGTTTACGCAGCGACTGAGCGAGGTGCTCGGGTACTGACCGGCGGCGAGCATGCGGGGAGTTTTTATCGACCCACTGTGATCGAAAACACTCGGTCAGACGACTCGCTTTGTCGTGAAGAAGTATACGGGCCTGTGACCGTCATCCAGCGCGCCGATGATTTCGACCATGCAATCCACCTCGCGAACGATTCCCACTATGGCCTCCAGGCTGGAATTTTCACGAAGAATCTTGATTATGCACTGCGCGCTTCGACTGATTTGAAGTGCGGCACCGTTGTGATCAATGGTTCCACCGATTTCCGCGTCGATACCGCGCCGTTTGGTGGAAGAAACCGATCCGGAATAGGAAGAGAAGGCGTCGAAGCCTCTGTCAGAGAGATGTCTGAAACAAAGGTCGTTTGTTTTAACACGGGCACCGATTAG
- a CDS encoding nuclear transport factor 2 family protein produces MTDTSDQNRAALDRFLSAWATHDPDTVLETVHPDFVYSSSVGPEPGSTWKTSTELRDGLSAMFAYDAGSEVRIDDIAIVGDVGFQTWTYRFRQADGSEEVSIGCDLLRFRDGKLFSKNAFRKIKAPPLIHAQRDAQGASATHSLGCYRPRHFTFHGIWNLDAIDLKVYGISVSPNGLEGGVLEAAFEHVRNRTPEIDEAGGSEKVGFVVIHAGKDATWLLLNWWANTDIRCQLLSSNDGLPGSSFKPVTQPFASCVWEEVVINAERNAWVNAISQEYPDKETYLTAHLAPGAY; encoded by the coding sequence ATGACCGACACTTCCGACCAGAACCGGGCAGCGCTGGATCGCTTCCTTTCCGCGTGGGCAACGCATGATCCGGATACCGTGCTCGAAACCGTTCATCCGGACTTCGTTTACTCGTCTTCCGTTGGCCCCGAGCCCGGCTCGACCTGGAAGACATCGACGGAGCTCCGCGACGGGTTGAGCGCAATGTTCGCCTACGACGCAGGTTCTGAAGTCCGCATCGACGATATCGCGATCGTCGGCGATGTCGGGTTCCAGACTTGGACTTACCGCTTCAGGCAAGCCGATGGCAGCGAGGAAGTATCCATCGGATGTGACTTACTGCGTTTCCGGGACGGCAAGCTTTTTTCGAAAAACGCCTTCAGAAAGATCAAGGCGCCACCTTTGATTCACGCCCAGCGGGATGCGCAAGGTGCGTCCGCTACTCACAGCCTGGGATGCTATCGGCCGCGGCATTTCACTTTCCATGGAATCTGGAATCTCGACGCGATCGACCTGAAGGTCTACGGCATCAGCGTGAGCCCCAACGGGCTAGAAGGCGGTGTCCTGGAGGCAGCTTTCGAACATGTACGGAATCGCACGCCTGAGATCGATGAAGCAGGAGGCTCCGAGAAGGTTGGGTTCGTCGTCATTCACGCAGGAAAGGACGCTACCTGGCTACTGTTGAACTGGTGGGCCAACACGGATATCCGCTGCCAGCTACTTTCTTCAAACGATGGATTGCCCGGCAGTTCTTTCAAGCCCGTCACGCAGCCTTTCGCTAGCTGCGTATGGGAGGAAGTGGTGATAAACGCAGAGCGTAACGCGTGGGTGAACGCGATATCGCAGGAATATCCCGACAAGGAAACGTACCTTACCGCGCATCTAGCGCCTGGGGCGTATTGA
- the pdxR gene encoding MocR-like pyridoxine biosynthesis transcription factor PdxR: MKTRDATWLSLFERDENSHLSLTERICSTVRGAVGAGYLGSGDRLPASRVLAIDLQVSRITVEAAYGRLEAEGYVVRRVGDGTFVALTMPSTDARRKSGRLIQAQLSRRGSELVATGGCVDARVAHAFTAGFPDLPAFPHEIWRRIAARKLRSDPMIAMGYGDPQGLPELRSAISSYLFQYRNVQCSPEQIVVTTSSQQALTLIFTLLIDPGDPVWVEDPCYTGAYTALVSAGAAVVGIPVDEKGICVPPASERPAPKIAYLTPGHQYPTGAILSMERRMQIVTDAFLQNTWIVEDDYDSEFRYDAQALPSLQGLDKRGRVIYVGTFSKSMFPSLRIGYMVLPPGLVASFVTARTTQDGHPPYLSQAIAAEFIAEGHFTAHIRQMRRLYTSRCDCLLESLAEHVPRVWRTSPERAGLQVTVCADVPSDLNVARDAKKAGLELACLSPLYIGDSARQGWMLGFSALDNASIRAGAKKLGRLLDGRA, encoded by the coding sequence ATGAAAACGCGGGATGCCACGTGGTTGTCTTTGTTCGAGCGGGACGAAAACTCGCATTTGTCTTTGACGGAAAGAATCTGCAGTACCGTGCGAGGCGCCGTGGGGGCCGGTTACTTGGGTTCGGGTGACAGGCTGCCTGCCAGCCGCGTGCTCGCGATTGATCTGCAGGTGTCTCGCATCACCGTGGAAGCCGCCTACGGCCGGTTGGAGGCTGAGGGCTATGTCGTTAGACGGGTGGGCGATGGGACGTTTGTCGCACTGACGATGCCCTCGACCGACGCGCGCCGCAAATCGGGAAGGCTGATACAAGCGCAACTCTCTCGGCGGGGGAGCGAATTGGTTGCGACAGGAGGCTGCGTGGATGCGAGAGTCGCTCATGCATTCACAGCGGGTTTTCCCGACTTACCGGCTTTTCCTCATGAAATCTGGCGCAGGATCGCGGCGAGGAAACTGAGATCCGATCCCATGATTGCGATGGGTTATGGCGATCCTCAGGGTTTGCCGGAACTGAGATCTGCGATTTCAAGCTATCTGTTTCAGTACCGCAACGTTCAATGCAGTCCGGAGCAGATCGTTGTCACGACGAGTTCTCAGCAGGCCCTGACGTTGATCTTTACGCTTTTGATCGACCCGGGAGACCCTGTTTGGGTCGAGGATCCTTGTTATACGGGCGCATACACCGCGCTCGTCAGTGCGGGGGCAGCCGTGGTTGGCATTCCGGTCGATGAGAAAGGGATATGCGTGCCGCCTGCCTCGGAACGTCCCGCACCGAAGATTGCTTATCTAACCCCGGGCCATCAATATCCGACCGGCGCTATCTTGTCGATGGAAAGACGGATGCAGATCGTGACCGATGCATTTCTCCAGAACACATGGATCGTGGAGGATGACTACGACAGTGAGTTTCGCTACGACGCACAGGCATTGCCGTCGCTACAGGGGCTCGACAAGCGGGGACGCGTCATCTACGTCGGTACTTTCTCGAAGTCGATGTTTCCGTCGCTGCGTATAGGCTACATGGTTCTCCCGCCAGGCCTGGTTGCCTCTTTCGTCACGGCAAGAACGACGCAAGATGGGCACCCGCCGTACCTTTCTCAGGCAATCGCGGCGGAGTTCATTGCGGAGGGACACTTCACGGCGCATATACGGCAAATGCGCCGGCTCTACACGAGTCGATGCGACTGTCTTCTCGAGTCGTTGGCCGAACATGTTCCGCGAGTATGGAGAACTTCGCCGGAACGAGCCGGCTTGCAAGTTACCGTCTGCGCGGACGTGCCGTCGGACTTGAACGTGGCACGCGATGCGAAAAAAGCAGGACTCGAGCTTGCCTGCCTTTCGCCCTTATATATCGGTGATTCTGCTCGGCAGGGCTGGATGCTTGGATTTTCCGCACTCGATAATGCTTCGATCAGGGCCGGCGCCAAAAAGCTGGGACGTCTGCTCGATGGTCGAGCCTGA
- the gcvA gene encoding transcriptional regulator GcvA → MHNRITLKSIQAFEAAARLSSFALAAEELFVTPSAVSHQIKLLEEQLNIKLFHRVHRAAILTDSGRQYAEEITAAFTRIEHATREIGRVEKSDILTIHCTPSFATQWLMPRLARFSSLHPDIDVRLNASTGAVDLVSESVDVDIRYGARKLQPPGTMVLELPPETVVPLCAPALAQGPHPIARVADLREHALIHSEGCLVGWRDWMRLHRKIPLDITRGPRFDRSFMSISAAVDGLGVCLESLLLAQRELESGRLVAPLGLEGLKVQGYTLNLLKSRADLPKLRSFQDWLFVELEK, encoded by the coding sequence ATGCACAATCGCATCACGCTCAAGTCGATCCAGGCATTCGAGGCCGCGGCGCGCCTCTCGTCGTTTGCGCTTGCGGCCGAAGAACTCTTCGTGACGCCGTCGGCGGTCAGTCATCAGATCAAGCTTCTCGAGGAGCAGTTGAACATCAAACTGTTCCATCGCGTGCACCGCGCGGCAATCCTGACCGACTCGGGCCGGCAATATGCAGAAGAAATCACGGCGGCATTCACGCGGATCGAACATGCGACGCGCGAGATCGGCCGCGTGGAGAAAAGCGACATCCTCACGATCCACTGCACGCCGAGCTTCGCCACGCAATGGCTGATGCCGCGCCTGGCTCGCTTCAGTTCATTGCACCCGGACATCGACGTGCGGCTCAACGCCTCCACGGGCGCGGTGGACCTCGTCTCCGAGAGCGTCGACGTCGATATCCGATATGGCGCGCGCAAGCTGCAGCCGCCCGGTACGATGGTGCTCGAACTGCCGCCGGAAACCGTCGTGCCCTTGTGCGCTCCCGCGCTTGCGCAGGGCCCGCATCCGATCGCGCGTGTCGCCGATTTGCGCGAGCACGCACTCATTCACAGCGAAGGCTGTTTGGTCGGTTGGCGCGATTGGATGCGGCTGCATCGCAAGATCCCGCTCGATATCACGCGCGGCCCGCGCTTCGATCGCTCATTCATGTCGATCAGCGCTGCCGTCGACGGCTTAGGGGTGTGTCTCGAGAGTTTGTTGCTCGCGCAACGAGAGCTCGAATCGGGGCGACTCGTGGCGCCGCTCGGCTTGGAAGGATTGAAGGTGCAAGGCTATACGTTGAACTTACTCAAATCGCGCGCCGATTTGCCGAAGTTGCGCAGCTTTCAGGATTGGCTGTTCGTCGAGTTGGAGAAGTAA
- a CDS encoding transketolase: protein MTRSDSGRHAYLAQCAYRIRRNAVRMGEVQGQGYIAQALDIADVLAVAYCDALRLKPEDPEWEERDRFLLSNGHYAIALYAALIEAGIIPEAELETYGSDDSRLPMSGMASYTPGMEMSGGSLGQGLAIAVGRCLGLKRKGSGSLVYTLFSDGELDEGSVWEAIMSAAHWKLDNLIGIVDVNNQQADGPSSQIMAFEPLVDKLEAFGWYVQRVNGNDLAAVIDAFDAARAHAGQRPRMIVCDTKMGSGVPFLEAREKNHFIRVEPHEWQLALAALDAGRPA, encoded by the coding sequence GTGACTAGGAGCGACAGCGGACGTCACGCTTATCTCGCACAGTGCGCGTACCGCATCCGGCGCAACGCAGTGCGGATGGGCGAGGTGCAGGGGCAAGGCTACATCGCGCAGGCACTCGATATTGCGGACGTCCTGGCGGTCGCATACTGCGACGCGCTGAGGCTCAAGCCCGAAGATCCGGAATGGGAGGAGCGCGATCGCTTTCTGCTTTCCAACGGCCACTACGCCATCGCGCTCTATGCCGCCCTGATCGAGGCCGGCATCATTCCCGAAGCGGAATTGGAAACCTATGGCAGCGACGACAGCCGCCTGCCGATGTCGGGGATGGCGAGCTACACACCGGGCATGGAGATGTCGGGCGGCTCGCTCGGGCAAGGCCTCGCGATTGCGGTCGGCCGCTGCCTCGGGCTCAAGCGCAAGGGTTCCGGCTCACTCGTCTATACGCTGTTTTCAGACGGCGAACTCGATGAGGGATCTGTATGGGAAGCGATCATGTCGGCGGCGCATTGGAAGCTCGACAATTTGATCGGCATCGTCGACGTGAACAATCAGCAGGCGGACGGGCCCTCGAGCCAAATCATGGCGTTCGAGCCGCTCGTCGACAAGCTCGAAGCATTCGGCTGGTACGTGCAGCGCGTGAACGGCAACGATCTGGCCGCCGTCATCGATGCGTTCGATGCGGCGCGCGCCCATGCCGGACAACGTCCCCGAATGATCGTTTGCGATACGAAGATGGGGAGCGGCGTGCCGTTCCTCGAGGCACGCGAGAAGAATCACTTCATTCGCGTCGAACCCCACGAGTGGCAACTGGCATTGGCGGCGCTCGACGCCGGGAGGCCCGCATGA